In Haloarcula sp. H-GB4, a single genomic region encodes these proteins:
- the glyA gene encoding serine hydroxymethyltransferase produces the protein MSYETVREADPAVADALEGERGRQNDTLAMIASENHVSEAVMEAQSSELTNKYAEGYPGERYYGGCEYADDVEELAIDRAKELWGADHVNVQPHSGSQANMGVYLGVLEPGDKILSLDLTHGGHLSHGHPANFAGQVYEVEQYKVDEETGYIDYEGLHDHAEEFEPDIIVSGYSAYPREVDFERIQEAADAVDAYHLADIAHITGLVAAGVHESPVGVADFVTGSTHKTIRAGRGGIIMCDEEYADDIDAAVFPGSQGGPLMHNVAGKAVGFGEALAPEFEQYSQQTVDNAIALGDRLKEHGLDLVSGGTDNHLVLIDLRPSHPDTTGKEVEEALEEAGIVLNANTVPGETRSAFNPSGIRAGTPALTTRGFDEDACREVADLIYKVVDAPHDDDVVAEVSDRVDEMTDEYTLYE, from the coding sequence ATGAGCTACGAAACCGTACGGGAAGCAGACCCGGCAGTCGCAGACGCCCTGGAAGGCGAACGAGGCCGGCAGAACGACACACTGGCGATGATTGCTAGTGAGAACCACGTCAGCGAGGCTGTGATGGAGGCACAGAGCTCCGAACTGACGAACAAGTACGCCGAGGGCTATCCTGGCGAGCGCTACTACGGCGGCTGTGAGTACGCCGACGACGTCGAGGAACTCGCTATCGACCGCGCAAAGGAGCTGTGGGGCGCGGACCACGTCAACGTCCAGCCACATTCCGGTTCACAGGCCAACATGGGCGTCTATCTCGGCGTCCTCGAACCCGGCGACAAGATCCTCTCGCTTGACCTGACCCACGGCGGCCATCTCTCACACGGCCACCCGGCGAACTTCGCCGGGCAGGTGTACGAAGTCGAACAGTACAAGGTCGACGAGGAAACCGGCTACATCGACTACGAAGGCCTCCACGACCATGCAGAGGAGTTCGAGCCGGACATCATCGTTTCGGGCTACTCGGCGTACCCGCGCGAAGTCGACTTCGAGCGGATTCAGGAAGCCGCCGATGCGGTCGACGCCTACCACCTCGCAGACATCGCTCACATCACTGGTCTCGTCGCCGCCGGCGTCCACGAGTCGCCGGTCGGTGTCGCCGACTTCGTCACTGGGTCGACGCACAAGACCATCCGCGCCGGCCGCGGTGGCATCATTATGTGCGACGAAGAATACGCCGACGACATCGACGCTGCCGTCTTCCCCGGCTCGCAGGGCGGCCCGCTGATGCACAACGTCGCCGGCAAGGCCGTCGGCTTCGGTGAGGCGCTGGCTCCCGAGTTCGAGCAATACTCCCAGCAGACCGTCGACAACGCCATCGCGCTCGGCGACCGACTCAAAGAGCACGGGCTGGATCTGGTCTCCGGCGGCACGGACAATCATCTCGTCCTCATCGACCTCCGGCCGTCCCACCCGGACACCACCGGCAAGGAAGTCGAGGAAGCGCTGGAGGAAGCTGGTATCGTCCTCAACGCCAACACCGTTCCGGGCGAGACCCGCTCAGCATTCAACCCCTCGGGCATCCGCGCCGGTACGCCCGCGCTCACCACGCGTGGCTTCGACGAGGACGCCTGCCGCGAGGTCGCAGACCTCATCTACAAGGTTGTCGACGCGCCCCATGACGACGATGTCGTCGCGGAAGTCAGCGATCGCGTGGACGAGATGACCGACGAGTACACGCTGTACGAATAG
- a CDS encoding YcaO-like family protein, whose protein sequence is MRTVEVVGRGPAVDALAAFLADIDVSVAQPSTPADSSGDLVIVVDTVGSETFAAWNDRAKVEDSPWAAVELGGVGGVPVTDAAISGFGPETGCFDCLRARVEATVDDTEEVAEAPAAATQRFAGALAGRLVTQFLDGDAALFGTVTELPHTQRRFLPVPGCDCGGTQSHTLGDGRQTAPDSEALSRAELGLDDRVGIATEVGEVESFPAPYYLSTLADTTGFSDVSAAAKAAGVAVDWDTAFMKALGENYERYAAGVYRDGNLQRGTVADIPDAVTPDAFVRDEAEWDKSTVLPWVPAENLLTNEHRSLPAETVHYPPPSNAVRPATTTGLGLGNTVTEALLTGLYEVIERDAAMLSWYSTFEPLRVAVDDHERYETLRRRATSEGLDVTALLLTQDVDVPVITVALEQDGWPRFALGTDADLNPGAAAVGALEEALQNWMELDSMGPEAAMDAQGAIGRYAKSPGEAADLAAAETAVPLDSLGPDADLSGEEELETLCDRAADAGLAPYGTRLTTRDLEQLGFEAVRVVCPSAQPLFFGESFFGKRAEAVPADLGFAPRLDRDHHPFP, encoded by the coding sequence ATGCGAACTGTCGAAGTCGTCGGGCGTGGACCGGCTGTCGATGCACTTGCCGCGTTTCTCGCTGATATCGACGTTTCAGTAGCACAGCCGTCGACACCGGCGGACAGCAGTGGCGACCTCGTCATCGTCGTCGATACCGTCGGTTCGGAGACGTTTGCGGCGTGGAACGACCGGGCGAAAGTCGAAGACAGCCCGTGGGCCGCCGTCGAACTGGGCGGCGTCGGCGGTGTCCCGGTTACTGATGCCGCGATTAGCGGATTCGGACCTGAGACGGGTTGTTTCGACTGCCTGCGGGCTCGGGTTGAGGCGACGGTCGATGACACCGAGGAAGTCGCAGAAGCCCCGGCAGCAGCCACGCAACGATTCGCGGGGGCGCTGGCCGGTCGACTGGTGACCCAGTTTCTCGACGGTGACGCTGCCCTCTTCGGGACTGTCACGGAACTCCCACACACCCAGCGGCGGTTCCTCCCAGTCCCGGGCTGTGATTGTGGCGGGACACAGAGCCATACCCTCGGTGACGGTCGACAGACAGCCCCTGACAGCGAGGCGCTATCGCGGGCGGAGCTGGGCCTTGACGACCGGGTCGGTATTGCAACGGAGGTCGGCGAAGTCGAATCGTTCCCGGCTCCGTACTACCTGTCGACGCTCGCCGACACCACCGGTTTCAGCGACGTATCGGCCGCCGCCAAGGCCGCCGGTGTCGCCGTCGACTGGGATACAGCATTCATGAAAGCGCTGGGCGAGAACTACGAGCGGTACGCGGCCGGCGTCTATCGAGACGGGAATCTACAGCGCGGGACAGTCGCCGATATTCCGGATGCCGTTACACCTGATGCATTCGTCAGAGACGAGGCCGAGTGGGACAAATCGACGGTGCTCCCCTGGGTTCCTGCCGAAAATCTGCTGACCAACGAACACCGGTCACTTCCTGCCGAGACCGTCCACTATCCCCCGCCGTCGAACGCCGTCAGACCGGCAACGACGACCGGGCTCGGGCTGGGAAACACCGTCACCGAGGCGCTGCTGACCGGGCTGTACGAAGTCATCGAGCGTGACGCCGCAATGCTGTCGTGGTACTCGACGTTCGAGCCGCTCCGGGTGGCCGTCGACGACCACGAGCGATACGAAACGCTCCGGCGGCGGGCGACATCTGAGGGCCTCGACGTGACAGCGCTGTTACTGACACAGGACGTGGACGTGCCAGTCATCACTGTCGCACTGGAACAGGACGGGTGGCCCCGCTTCGCACTCGGGACCGACGCAGATCTGAACCCGGGTGCAGCCGCCGTCGGCGCGCTGGAGGAGGCGCTTCAGAACTGGATGGAACTCGACAGCATGGGTCCCGAGGCAGCCATGGACGCACAGGGCGCTATCGGGCGCTACGCCAAATCGCCCGGTGAGGCGGCCGACTTGGCGGCTGCGGAGACGGCGGTCCCGCTGGACTCGCTTGGCCCTGATGCGGACCTCTCCGGCGAGGAAGAGCTAGAGACGTTGTGTGACCGGGCAGCCGACGCGGGGCTCGCGCCGTACGGGACACGGCTGACGACGCGCGACCTCGAACAGCTCGGGTTCGAGGCGGTCCGGGTCGTCTGTCCGTCGGCACAGCCGCTGTTCTTCGGTGAGTCGTTCTTCGGCAAGCGGGCCGAAGCCGTGCCGGCAGATCTCGGTTTCGCGCCGCGACTTGACCGGGATCACCATCCGTTCCCCTGA
- a CDS encoding inositol monophosphatase, with the protein MTDASHRAAVAERAARAGGVVAREQFRGDLSVESKANKNDLVTETDRDAQRQVVTTIRAEFPGDRFLCEEDLSTLAGPEVDRDVEGVDSVPDSGSVWVIDPIDGTANYVRGMRLWGTSVSAVVDGEPVASVTYLPSYGDLYAAGPESVTRDGTELSVSGRTDPETFAVAPVGWWDRDDRDEFGRLCSAVGDRFGDIRRLGSFQATLAHVADGALEGLVCTRSMAPWDTLAGVHMVRQAGGTVTDLNGEPWTHDSDSVVASNGEAHEAFVAAGNEALRQD; encoded by the coding sequence ATGACAGATGCTAGCCACCGGGCGGCGGTTGCCGAGCGAGCGGCCCGTGCCGGCGGTGTCGTGGCCCGCGAGCAGTTCCGGGGCGACCTCAGCGTCGAGTCAAAGGCAAACAAGAACGACCTCGTCACGGAAACAGACCGCGACGCCCAGCGGCAGGTCGTCACAACGATTCGGGCGGAGTTCCCTGGTGACCGGTTCCTCTGTGAGGAGGACCTCTCGACGCTGGCCGGCCCAGAGGTCGACCGCGATGTCGAAGGGGTCGATAGCGTCCCCGACAGTGGCTCCGTGTGGGTCATCGACCCGATCGACGGGACGGCGAACTACGTCCGCGGAATGCGCTTGTGGGGGACGTCCGTTAGCGCCGTTGTCGACGGTGAGCCAGTTGCATCGGTGACCTATCTCCCCTCGTACGGTGACCTTTACGCCGCCGGCCCCGAAAGCGTGACGCGAGACGGAACTGAACTTTCCGTGAGCGGACGAACCGACCCAGAGACTTTTGCCGTGGCCCCCGTCGGCTGGTGGGACCGTGATGACAGGGACGAGTTCGGTCGGTTGTGTAGCGCTGTCGGCGACCGCTTCGGCGACATCCGGCGCTTGGGTTCGTTCCAAGCAACGTTGGCCCACGTTGCCGACGGGGCGCTCGAGGGGCTCGTTTGCACGCGCTCGATGGCACCCTGGGATACGCTCGCCGGCGTCCATATGGTTCGACAGGCTGGCGGCACGGTTACTGACCTCAATGGTGAGCCCTGGACCCACGACAGTGATTCCGTCGTCGCCTCCAACGGTGAGGCACACGAGGCCTTCGTGGCGGCCGGCAACGAAGCGCTCAGGCAGGACTGA
- a CDS encoding DUF63 family protein, translated as MDTFERAVDEYGPGQLWVGSFVAVLLVAVGAVTAAPQAVWDRFLWQYFWGPVYADAKSASCAEMTASGPQPLYDGCAAAIQEGRLIAEPGYTIVSEIGYMLILVYMLVGVYFLLERLDIAEDPKLYFAFVPFMLLGGALRTVEDATDRAVDAGVTPIVEYPLSSLIISPVIYGTVFLLTLLVLVVCVDLERRGVVDSYYRTTGAIGGAFVAVTLLYLTFVALTREYATLYPSVLITTVALASALSYGLYRLFESYRPAMNDGTGYIGLLVIWGHAIDGVANVLLADWLDALNVPLTYYPKHPANEFIIAATETLQPAGLSAAIGTSWPFLIVKLAVASLVVSLFNQEFIDDSPRYALLLLIAVTAVGLGPGSRDMLRATFGI; from the coding sequence ATGGATACGTTCGAGCGAGCCGTCGATGAGTACGGGCCCGGCCAGCTCTGGGTGGGCTCTTTCGTTGCAGTCCTCCTCGTCGCGGTCGGCGCCGTTACGGCCGCTCCACAGGCCGTCTGGGATCGGTTCCTCTGGCAGTACTTCTGGGGGCCAGTGTATGCCGACGCCAAGTCGGCCAGCTGTGCCGAAATGACTGCATCCGGCCCACAACCACTGTACGATGGCTGTGCGGCGGCCATCCAGGAGGGACGGCTCATCGCCGAACCGGGATACACTATCGTCTCTGAAATCGGGTACATGTTGATTCTGGTGTATATGCTCGTTGGTGTCTACTTTCTCCTCGAGCGACTGGACATCGCCGAAGACCCGAAGCTCTACTTCGCGTTCGTACCGTTCATGCTACTCGGCGGCGCGCTGCGGACCGTCGAGGACGCAACTGACCGCGCGGTCGACGCCGGAGTTACACCCATCGTCGAGTACCCACTCAGCTCGCTCATCATCAGCCCCGTGATTTACGGTACCGTGTTCTTGCTGACGCTGCTCGTCCTCGTCGTCTGCGTGGACCTCGAACGGCGTGGGGTCGTCGACAGCTACTACCGGACGACCGGCGCTATCGGCGGGGCCTTTGTCGCCGTGACGCTCCTGTATCTCACGTTTGTCGCCCTCACCCGTGAGTACGCAACGCTGTACCCGTCAGTCCTCATCACGACTGTCGCACTGGCGTCGGCACTGTCGTACGGTCTGTACCGGCTATTTGAGTCTTACCGCCCGGCGATGAACGACGGCACTGGCTATATCGGTCTGCTGGTCATCTGGGGCCACGCAATCGACGGTGTCGCGAACGTCCTGCTGGCCGACTGGCTCGACGCACTCAATGTACCGCTGACGTACTACCCGAAACACCCGGCCAACGAGTTCATCATCGCGGCCACCGAGACGCTCCAGCCGGCTGGCCTCTCGGCCGCTATCGGCACGTCGTGGCCATTCCTGATCGTCAAGCTCGCCGTCGCCTCGCTGGTCGTCTCGCTGTTCAACCAGGAGTTCATCGACGACAGCCCGCGGTACGCACTGCTATTGCTCATCGCCGTTACCGCAGTCGGCCTCGGGCCGGGCTCGCGAGACATGCTGCGGGCGACGTTCGGTATCTGA
- a CDS encoding glycosyltransferase family 2 protein, whose protein sequence is MTIQANQANQADERGITASTADEFLVTPESEVRPVLSVVMPTLNEEKGIVECIDWIKTAISELRVPTEIIVSDSSTDATPELARERGATVVTPDEPGYGYAYRYAFDKARGEYIAMGDADTTYDFKMIPQLLEPVQNGDADICMGSRLEGEIRDGSMPPLHKYVGNPLLTRFLNTFYGAGVSDAHSGFRVFTKDALETLELETTGMEFASEMIMEAGANDLTIEEVPIIYHEREGEETLDSFSDGWRHVRFMLVNAPDYLFSYPALLLVSAGAVLMSLSIAQLSVGGINFGIQTMVGGSLLAIVGYQVWTLALFSSIAANPINKPEGVLVGMIREQFQLEHGASIGILAAAAGILYLGGVFGQWLLAGEAALPSATATLLASTVVVLGLQTVFGSFFMSMLADSS, encoded by the coding sequence ATGACAATACAAGCAAATCAGGCAAATCAAGCGGACGAACGGGGGATCACAGCCAGCACTGCAGACGAGTTTCTTGTCACGCCGGAGAGCGAAGTCAGGCCGGTTTTGAGCGTCGTGATGCCCACCCTCAACGAGGAGAAAGGGATTGTAGAATGTATCGATTGGATCAAGACCGCGATATCGGAGTTGCGCGTCCCGACTGAGATCATCGTAAGCGACAGTTCGACCGACGCGACTCCGGAGCTAGCTCGCGAGCGGGGTGCGACAGTCGTGACACCTGACGAACCGGGCTATGGCTATGCGTATCGCTACGCGTTCGACAAGGCACGAGGAGAGTACATCGCGATGGGCGATGCCGACACGACGTACGATTTTAAGATGATTCCACAGCTCCTCGAGCCGGTCCAGAACGGCGACGCGGACATCTGTATGGGGAGTCGACTTGAGGGAGAGATCCGTGACGGGTCGATGCCGCCGCTGCATAAATACGTCGGCAATCCGCTGTTGACGCGGTTCCTGAACACGTTCTATGGAGCCGGTGTCAGCGACGCACACAGCGGCTTCCGTGTGTTCACCAAGGACGCGCTCGAAACGCTAGAGCTAGAGACGACCGGGATGGAGTTCGCCAGCGAGATGATCATGGAGGCCGGCGCGAACGATCTCACCATCGAGGAGGTTCCGATTATCTACCACGAGCGGGAAGGCGAGGAAACGCTCGACAGTTTCAGTGACGGTTGGCGACACGTCCGATTCATGCTTGTGAACGCACCGGACTACCTGTTCTCGTATCCAGCTCTGTTGCTTGTCTCTGCTGGGGCAGTGTTGATGTCGCTGTCAATCGCACAGCTGTCAGTCGGTGGCATCAACTTCGGAATACAGACAATGGTCGGCGGGTCGTTGCTGGCAATCGTCGGGTATCAGGTCTGGACGCTCGCGCTGTTCAGTTCCATCGCTGCGAACCCGATCAACAAGCCGGAGGGCGTGCTTGTCGGTATGATACGGGAGCAGTTCCAGTTGGAGCACGGCGCGTCAATCGGTATCCTCGCGGCTGCAGCCGGAATTCTGTACCTCGGGGGCGTGTTTGGACAGTGGCTGCTCGCCGGCGAAGCGGCGTTACCGTCAGCCACGGCGACCCTACTGGCCTCGACAGTCGTGGTCCTCGGGCTACAGACAGTGTTCGGGTCGTTCTTCATGAGTATGCTGGCAGACAGCAGTTAA
- the tbsP gene encoding transcriptional regulator TbsP produces the protein MTENLLQDDVGSMLTTVFGATDEPVYVVNPSRRTISELVSTLDADSGAPEVRLLADERALKDVMDDFLVASTAADLIDEGRLTMRLLDDVPNHSVAVTVDTVYALVTISDTVGGLGTDDTAFVDNAYDYYDAAWTDADEYSLRTPPLNRVQRTLESDIGPETASDFNDVLSSLSTARGDGDGLDEVTISLLVAARNGELLYDISKWGEDVGLASKATFSRTKTKLEDMNLIDTEKVPIDVGRPRLRLMLGDDRLKDADPDELASVAQSILAA, from the coding sequence ATGACCGAAAATCTCCTGCAAGACGACGTCGGTTCTATGTTGACCACGGTGTTTGGGGCAACTGACGAGCCGGTGTATGTCGTGAACCCGTCACGACGGACCATCTCTGAGCTTGTATCGACATTAGACGCAGATTCGGGCGCTCCAGAAGTTCGGCTGTTGGCCGACGAGCGGGCGCTGAAAGACGTCATGGACGACTTCCTTGTCGCGAGCACCGCGGCCGACCTCATCGACGAGGGCCGGCTCACGATGCGACTGCTTGACGACGTGCCGAACCACTCGGTCGCGGTAACTGTGGATACGGTGTACGCGCTCGTCACGATCAGCGACACGGTCGGCGGTCTCGGGACCGATGACACGGCGTTCGTCGACAACGCCTACGACTACTACGACGCAGCCTGGACGGACGCCGACGAGTATTCACTCCGAACGCCGCCGCTCAACCGCGTCCAGAGAACGCTGGAATCCGATATCGGCCCGGAAACCGCATCGGACTTCAACGATGTTCTCAGCTCTCTGTCGACGGCCCGCGGCGACGGCGACGGCCTCGACGAGGTCACCATCAGTCTGCTCGTGGCCGCACGGAACGGCGAACTCCTGTACGACATCAGCAAATGGGGCGAGGATGTCGGACTGGCGAGCAAGGCGACGTTCTCGCGGACCAAGACGAAACTCGAAGACATGAATCTCATTGACACTGAGAAGGTCCCGATTGACGTGGGTCGACCGCGACTCCGCCTGATGCTCGGTGACGACCGGCTCAAAGACGCCGACCCGGACGAACTGGCCTCCGTCGCCCAGTCCATCCTCGCCGCGTAG